A genomic region of Alnus glutinosa chromosome 11, dhAlnGlut1.1, whole genome shotgun sequence contains the following coding sequences:
- the LOC133881891 gene encoding basic blue protein-like — MARGRGSAMVVATALMCMLLLHSEMAHAAVFTVGDAGGWTFNVVGWPKGKRFRAGDILVFNYSPAAHNVVTVNKAGYDACTTPRGSKVYQTGKDRIKLVKGQNNFICSFPGHCQSAMKISVTAV, encoded by the exons ATGGCTCGGGGAAGAGGCAGTGCAATGGTTGTTGCTACAGCGTTGATGTGCATGTTGCTGCTCCACTCTGAGATGGCTCATGCAGCGGTCTTCACGGTTGGAGATGCTGGCGGTTGGACTTTTAACGTTGTTGGCTGGCCCAAGGGAAAGCGCTTTCGTGCCGGTGACATACTTG TGTTCAACTACAGTCCTGCAGCACACAACGTGGTAACTGTCAACAAGGCGGGATATGATGCGTGCACGACCCCACGAGGATCGAAAGTCTATCAGACCGGAAAAGATCGGATCAAGCTTGTCAAGGGTCAGAACAACTTCATCTGCAGCTTTCCGGGCCACTGCCAGTCTGCAATGAAAATTTCTGTCACTGCCGTGTGA